A region from the Salidesulfovibrio onnuriiensis genome encodes:
- a CDS encoding monovalent cation/H+ antiporter subunit D family protein, with protein MVTFIHSPALLIPLAVTFAAPLAIWLLRRDQNMREGVSFAAAALAFAAIVSFVPGVLEGKIYTYTLFTILPGMTVKFCADGLAMIFGLIATFLWFLVTAYNIGYMRSLNEHAQTRYYFCFATAIFGAVGVATAANIFTLYLFYEIISVFTYPLVAHHEDDEAFSGARKYFVYLMGTSKLFLLPAMILTYVLCGTLDFRLGDLVTGIFPADANPTLVTLTYILYLAGLAKAAIMPLHNWLPSAMVAPTPVSALLHAVAVVKAGVFSLSRIILSGFGVETMDRLFLGIPTAYLAAFTIVAASVIALTKDDIKARLAYSTVSQLSYVVIGVAMLTPVAVQGGLMHIAHHAFSKITLFMGAGSIYVATHIKKISRMNGLGRRMPWTFGAFAVASLSMIGVPPVCGFVSKWYMAQGAVAIHHYVLLCALLASTLLNAGYFMPIIFRAFFRDPAPDAAIEQYNEAPLIMVAPLCITAAVSVFLGLYPQAFLNFINTFKGF; from the coding sequence ATGGTCACATTCATTCATTCACCCGCACTGCTCATCCCCCTGGCCGTAACCTTCGCGGCCCCTCTGGCCATCTGGCTGCTGCGCCGCGACCAGAACATGCGCGAAGGCGTCTCGTTCGCGGCCGCGGCCCTGGCATTCGCCGCCATCGTCTCGTTCGTTCCCGGCGTGCTTGAGGGCAAGATATACACCTATACCCTGTTCACCATCCTGCCGGGCATGACCGTGAAGTTCTGCGCGGACGGGCTGGCCATGATCTTCGGGCTCATAGCCACCTTCCTGTGGTTCCTGGTCACGGCCTACAACATCGGGTACATGCGCTCCCTCAACGAGCACGCCCAGACCCGGTACTACTTCTGTTTCGCCACGGCCATCTTCGGGGCCGTGGGCGTGGCCACGGCGGCCAACATCTTCACCCTGTATCTCTTCTACGAGATCATCTCGGTGTTCACGTACCCGCTGGTGGCCCACCACGAGGATGACGAGGCCTTCTCGGGCGCCCGCAAGTACTTCGTCTACCTCATGGGCACGTCCAAGCTCTTCCTGCTGCCGGCCATGATCCTGACCTACGTGCTCTGCGGCACCCTGGATTTCCGGCTGGGCGACCTGGTCACGGGCATCTTCCCGGCCGACGCCAACCCGACCCTGGTGACCCTGACCTATATCCTGTATCTGGCGGGCCTGGCCAAGGCGGCCATCATGCCGCTGCACAACTGGCTGCCCTCGGCCATGGTGGCGCCCACCCCGGTCTCGGCGTTGCTGCATGCGGTGGCCGTGGTCAAGGCGGGCGTGTTCTCCCTGAGCCGCATCATCCTTTCGGGATTCGGCGTGGAAACCATGGACCGCCTGTTCCTGGGCATCCCCACGGCATATCTGGCGGCCTTCACCATCGTGGCCGCCTCGGTCATCGCCCTGACCAAGGACGACATCAAGGCGCGGCTGGCCTACTCCACAGTGAGCCAGCTCTCCTATGTGGTCATCGGCGTGGCCATGCTCACGCCCGTGGCCGTGCAGGGCGGGCTCATGCACATCGCCCACCACGCCTTCTCCAAGATCACCCTGTTCATGGGTGCCGGTTCCATCTACGTGGCCACCCACATCAAGAAAATCAGCCGCATGAACGGCCTGGGACGCCGCATGCCCTGGACCTTCGGCGCATTCGCCGTGGCCAGCCTGAGCATGATCGGCGTTCCCCCGGTCTGCGGCTTCGTCAGCAAATGGTACATGGCCCAGGGGGCCGTCGCCATCCACCACTACGTGCTGCTCTGCGCCCTGCTGGCCTCCACCCTGCTCAACGCGGGCTACTTCATGCCCATCATCTTCCGGGCATTTTTCCGTGACCCGGCGCCCGACGCGGCCATCGAGCAATACAACGAGGCCCCGCTGATCATGGTGGCGCCCCTGTGCATCACGGCCGCAGTGTCCGTGTTCCTGGGGCTCTACCCGCAGGCGTTCCTGAACTTCATCAACACGTTCAAGGGGTTCTAG
- a CDS encoding Na(+)/H(+) antiporter subunit D, with protein sequence MTATNSLLSHPALFFLGAALLVPFISSRLLKWLLPIPALLAIVSVVTLDTGTTGFAHYIGMDLTFFRVDALSTIFANVFAVQGLIALVFAMHLKDKGQHMSSLAYVGGGFGCVFAGDYLTLFIFWEVMSVASTMLVWLNKNNRSVKAGFRYFLFHTLGGLFLLGGILLRYADLGTMSFVPVDPSGAMYYDWLILLGFCVNAAVVPLHAWLPDAYPEATVTGAVFMSAYTTKTAVYVLARAFAGFEVLAIAGVVMCLYGVFYATMENNARRILGYHIVSQVGYMVAGVGIGTAMTVNGACAHAYAHILYKGLLFMSVGCLLHAAGTAKLTELGGLVRRLPWVFILYVVAGVSISGMPFFNGFVSKTMTIAGAAEAHRTWLALGMELAAVGTFLSVGLKLPYFAFYSKKEYTGELKPIPVNMYVGMGIGAALCIITGLYPDLLYMQLPFREGVAAYSPFVKHVAEAVEHPYVPYTIWHLLQAFMLLGFTGLGFTAMRKILVPHAQRNVDFEYLYILGGKLFLALFSRPFAAVDTVWSSVYRTLGLRGLMGSAWLSSLFDRKGIDTVVDGTATSVRSVGKSATIIQNGRLQAYATAAILAGLGVSALVWLLTS encoded by the coding sequence ATGACCGCGACTAACAGCCTGCTCAGCCACCCGGCCCTCTTTTTCCTGGGCGCAGCCCTGCTGGTGCCCTTCATCTCCTCGCGCCTGCTCAAGTGGCTGCTGCCCATCCCGGCGCTGCTGGCCATCGTTTCCGTGGTCACCCTGGACACAGGCACCACGGGCTTCGCGCACTACATCGGCATGGACCTGACCTTCTTCCGGGTGGACGCGCTGTCCACCATCTTCGCCAACGTCTTCGCGGTGCAGGGGCTCATCGCCCTGGTCTTTGCCATGCACCTCAAGGACAAGGGACAGCACATGTCCTCCCTGGCCTATGTGGGCGGCGGGTTCGGCTGCGTGTTCGCGGGCGACTACCTGACCCTGTTCATCTTCTGGGAAGTCATGTCCGTGGCCTCCACCATGCTGGTCTGGCTGAACAAGAACAACCGCTCCGTGAAGGCGGGCTTCCGGTACTTCCTGTTCCACACCCTGGGCGGCCTGTTCCTGCTGGGCGGCATCCTGCTGCGCTACGCGGACCTGGGCACCATGAGCTTCGTGCCCGTGGATCCCTCCGGGGCCATGTACTATGACTGGCTCATCCTGCTGGGCTTCTGCGTCAACGCGGCCGTGGTGCCGCTGCACGCATGGCTGCCGGACGCCTACCCCGAGGCCACGGTCACGGGCGCGGTGTTCATGAGCGCCTATACCACCAAGACCGCGGTCTACGTGCTGGCCCGCGCCTTTGCCGGGTTCGAGGTCCTGGCCATCGCGGGCGTGGTCATGTGCCTGTACGGCGTCTTTTACGCGACCATGGAAAACAACGCGCGGCGCATCCTCGGTTACCACATCGTCTCCCAGGTGGGATACATGGTGGCCGGGGTGGGCATCGGCACGGCCATGACCGTGAACGGGGCCTGCGCCCACGCCTACGCGCACATCCTTTACAAAGGCCTGCTGTTCATGTCCGTGGGCTGCCTGCTGCACGCGGCCGGCACCGCCAAGCTCACCGAGCTGGGCGGCCTGGTCCGCCGCCTGCCCTGGGTCTTCATCCTCTACGTGGTGGCCGGGGTCTCCATCTCGGGCATGCCCTTCTTCAACGGATTCGTCAGCAAGACCATGACCATTGCCGGGGCAGCCGAGGCGCACCGCACCTGGCTGGCCCTGGGCATGGAACTGGCGGCCGTGGGCACCTTCCTTTCCGTGGGCCTCAAGCTCCCGTACTTCGCCTTCTACTCCAAGAAGGAATACACGGGCGAACTCAAGCCCATCCCGGTCAACATGTACGTGGGCATGGGCATCGGCGCGGCCCTGTGCATCATCACCGGCCTGTACCCGGACCTGCTGTACATGCAGCTTCCCTTCCGGGAAGGCGTGGCCGCGTATTCGCCCTTTGTGAAGCACGTGGCCGAGGCCGTGGAGCACCCCTACGTGCCCTACACGATCTGGCACCTGCTGCAGGCCTTCATGCTGCTGGGCTTCACCGGCCTGGGCTTCACCGCCATGCGCAAGATCCTGGTGCCCCACGCCCAGCGCAACGTGGACTTCGAATACCTGTACATCCTGGGAGGCAAGCTGTTCCTGGCCCTGTTCTCCCGCCCCTTCGCGGCCGTGGACACGGTCTGGAGCAGCGTCTACCGCACCCTGGGCCTGCGCGGGCTCATGGGTTCGGCCTGGCTCTCCTCCCTGTTCGACCGCAAGGGCATCGATACGGTGGTGGACGGCACCGCCACCTCGGTCCGCTCGGTGGGAAAAAGCGCGACCATCATCCAGAACGGAAGGCTGCAGGCATACGCCACGGCCGCAATACTGGCCGGCCTGGGCGTCTCCGCCCTGGTCTGGCTGCTGACGTCCTAG
- a CDS encoding complex I subunit 4 family protein: MSYPILTTLIFVPLAAAFLLMVLPMGQLAVRRFTLWTGFAEIALAIPLLTGFSLSEGGFQFVEHMEWVPQWGLSYSLAVDGISLLMVLLSVLLLPLTVLCSWTYIEKRIKEFHFCLLLMTAACVGVFAAMDLVLFYVFWEAMLIPMYLLIAVWGGPEKRYASIKFFLYTLAGSTLLLAAIVALYYQGGTFSIPELLGMHFPAEFQTWVFLAMALAFAIKVPMFPFHTWLPAAHVQAPAAGSVLLASVLLKMGTYGFLRFCLPICPDASQFFAPAMIAISVISIIYGGLVALGQNDIKRIIAYSSVAHMGFVTLGIFLFNQEGAQGAVMVMLNHGIVTGALFMMVGLVYERSHSRDLSDNLGLGKFMPAYMGFFGLFALSSFGFPGLNSFVGEALVLIAAFASDTVTGLIVIPGALLAAAYMLRLGLKMAWGRPASPKDKGWADLNKREWAYLAPLAVLVFYIGLAPGLTLRVITPSVDRMLQLYETKTRQTAQMEQQAPARPKLLALSETTEKGE; the protein is encoded by the coding sequence ATGAGCTATCCGATCCTGACTACCCTGATCTTCGTTCCCCTGGCAGCAGCCTTCCTGCTCATGGTCCTGCCCATGGGGCAGCTCGCGGTGCGCCGCTTCACCCTCTGGACGGGCTTCGCGGAAATCGCCCTGGCCATTCCGCTGCTCACGGGCTTCAGCCTGTCCGAGGGCGGGTTCCAGTTCGTGGAGCACATGGAATGGGTGCCCCAGTGGGGCCTTTCCTATTCCCTGGCCGTGGACGGCATCAGCCTGCTCATGGTGCTCCTGAGCGTGCTGCTCCTGCCGCTGACGGTCCTCTGTTCCTGGACCTACATCGAAAAACGCATCAAGGAATTCCACTTCTGCCTGCTGCTCATGACCGCGGCCTGCGTGGGCGTGTTCGCGGCCATGGACCTGGTGCTCTTCTACGTGTTCTGGGAGGCCATGCTCATCCCCATGTACCTGCTCATCGCGGTCTGGGGCGGTCCTGAAAAGCGCTACGCCTCCATCAAGTTCTTCCTGTACACCCTAGCGGGCTCCACCCTGCTGCTGGCGGCCATCGTGGCCCTCTACTACCAGGGCGGCACCTTCTCCATCCCCGAACTGCTGGGCATGCACTTCCCGGCCGAATTCCAGACATGGGTCTTCCTGGCCATGGCCCTGGCCTTTGCCATCAAGGTGCCCATGTTCCCGTTCCACACCTGGCTCCCCGCGGCCCACGTGCAGGCCCCGGCCGCCGGGTCCGTGCTCCTGGCCTCGGTGCTGCTCAAGATGGGCACCTACGGGTTCCTGCGCTTCTGCCTACCCATCTGCCCGGACGCCAGCCAGTTCTTCGCCCCGGCCATGATCGCCATCTCCGTGATCTCCATCATCTACGGCGGCCTGGTGGCCCTGGGCCAGAACGACATTAAACGCATCATCGCCTATTCGTCCGTAGCCCACATGGGCTTCGTGACCCTGGGCATCTTCCTGTTCAACCAGGAGGGCGCGCAGGGCGCGGTCATGGTCATGCTCAACCACGGCATCGTCACGGGCGCGCTGTTCATGATGGTGGGCCTGGTCTACGAACGCAGCCACAGCCGCGACCTCTCCGACAACCTGGGCCTCGGCAAGTTCATGCCCGCCTACATGGGCTTCTTCGGGCTGTTCGCGCTTTCGTCCTTCGGCTTCCCGGGCCTGAACAGCTTCGTGGGCGAGGCCTTGGTGCTCATCGCGGCCTTTGCCTCGGACACGGTCACCGGTCTCATCGTCATCCCGGGGGCCCTGCTGGCCGCGGCCTACATGCTGCGCCTGGGCCTCAAGATGGCCTGGGGACGCCCTGCATCGCCCAAGGACAAGGGCTGGGCGGACCTCAACAAGCGCGAATGGGCCTACCTGGCCCCCCTGGCCGTGCTGGTGTTCTACATCGGCCTGGCCCCGGGGCTGACCCTGCGGGTCATCACCCCGTCCGTGGACCGCATGCTCCAGCTCTATGAAACCAAGACCCGTCAGACGGCCCAAATGGAACAGCAGGCGCCGGCCCGGCCCAAGCTGCTGGCCCTGAGCGAAACCACGGAAAAAGGGGAGTAG
- a CDS encoding NADH-quinone oxidoreductase subunit N encodes MKFDILLVLPELALLLVAALLFVTTLMSRKSEDSLSCTAWLPVGALAVLGVSLLSLGRDGTLFSGTYRVDMLSQFFKAAIAAGFVITSMLVRRNGQVSDNDRPDYLMLLTISAWGLMLMSSAVDLITIYVAMEISSYSLYAAIPLRAQDKRAAEAGIKYIMFGALATALALYGYSWILAGQHTGMIAELAGKDWTWASSPLACTGLLLFLCGLFFKLALFPFHFWCPDVYQGTGNETAAFAATMPKLGAAAVLVRLAALLTPDLEITHVIAAFTAVSMTLGNLSALTQTDLKRMLGYSSVAHAGYLGLGIVSGTTGGLGAASFYALVYLLMNLACFWVVCQVAEDGENPTYTSLNGLHKKSPLLAFVLAVAAFALVGLPPTAGFMGKLFLLTSAWGAGYEWLVIVAVLNTAIAIYYYLSLVRHAYTEQSEQTEPAGETFTLGMGPRLAGAVMALSILLLGVAASPVYDLAVQAGTGLLR; translated from the coding sequence ATGAAATTCGACATCCTTCTCGTCCTGCCCGAACTGGCCCTGCTCCTGGTGGCGGCCCTGCTGTTCGTGACCACGCTCATGAGCCGCAAGAGCGAGGACTCCCTGAGCTGCACCGCCTGGCTTCCCGTCGGGGCCCTGGCCGTGCTCGGCGTTTCCCTGCTCTCCCTGGGCAGGGACGGAACCCTGTTCAGCGGCACCTACCGCGTGGACATGCTCTCGCAGTTCTTCAAGGCCGCCATTGCCGCCGGCTTCGTGATCACCTCCATGCTGGTGCGCCGCAACGGCCAGGTCTCGGATAACGACCGTCCCGACTATCTCATGCTCCTGACCATCTCGGCCTGGGGGCTCATGCTCATGTCGTCGGCCGTGGACCTGATCACCATCTACGTGGCCATGGAAATCTCCTCCTACAGCCTGTATGCGGCCATCCCGCTGCGGGCCCAGGACAAGCGCGCCGCCGAGGCGGGCATCAAGTACATCATGTTCGGGGCCCTGGCCACTGCGCTGGCCCTGTACGGCTATTCCTGGATCCTGGCCGGGCAGCACACCGGCATGATCGCGGAACTGGCGGGCAAGGACTGGACCTGGGCGAGCTCGCCCCTGGCCTGCACCGGCCTGCTCCTGTTCCTGTGCGGCCTGTTCTTCAAGCTGGCCCTGTTCCCGTTCCACTTCTGGTGCCCGGACGTGTACCAGGGAACCGGCAACGAGACCGCCGCCTTCGCGGCCACCATGCCCAAGCTCGGCGCGGCCGCCGTGCTGGTGCGCCTGGCCGCCCTGCTGACCCCGGACCTGGAAATCACCCACGTCATCGCCGCCTTCACTGCCGTTTCCATGACGCTGGGCAACCTGAGCGCCCTGACACAGACCGACCTCAAGCGCATGCTCGGTTACTCTTCCGTGGCCCATGCCGGGTACCTGGGCCTGGGAATCGTCTCCGGAACCACGGGCGGGCTGGGCGCGGCGTCCTTCTACGCCCTGGTCTACCTGCTTATGAACCTGGCCTGCTTCTGGGTCGTCTGCCAGGTGGCCGAAGACGGGGAAAATCCGACCTATACCAGCCTCAACGGCCTGCACAAAAAAAGCCCGCTGCTGGCTTTCGTACTGGCCGTTGCCGCCTTTGCCCTGGTGGGCCTGCCGCCCACCGCCGGGTTCATGGGCAAGCTGTTCCTGCTCACCTCGGCGTGGGGCGCGGGATACGAATGGCTGGTTATCGTGGCCGTCCTGAACACGGCCATCGCCATATATTACTATCTGAGCCTGGTTCGGCACGCCTACACCGAACAATCCGAACAGACCGAACCGGCCGGAGAAACTTTCACCCTCGGCATGGGCCCGAGGCTGGCCGGGGCCGTCATGGCCCTGTCCATTCTATTGCTGGGGGTGGCGGCAAGTCCTGTCTATGATCTGGCCGTTCAGGCCGGGACCGGGCTGCTGCGCTAG
- a CDS encoding 4Fe-4S dicluster domain-containing protein, producing the protein MADYVITFNPDRCISCYACETSCAAKNNTPGDARLGQMVVIGPVKRKNRPRYLNMYVTCFHCAKPWCVQACPTGAMTRREDGLVYVDKALCVGCKACMQACPWRIPQWDSQEGKAIKCDHCRDRLDEGLEPACVEACCGHALEYLKVNEASAKARTAYVEKALLHSDDPYAVFAATTKS; encoded by the coding sequence ATGGCTGACTACGTCATAACTTTCAATCCGGATCGCTGCATCAGCTGCTATGCCTGCGAAACCAGCTGCGCCGCCAAGAACAACACCCCGGGCGATGCCCGCCTGGGGCAGATGGTGGTCATAGGGCCGGTAAAACGTAAAAACCGACCGCGCTACCTGAACATGTACGTGACCTGTTTCCACTGCGCCAAGCCCTGGTGCGTCCAGGCCTGCCCCACCGGGGCCATGACCCGGCGCGAAGACGGCCTGGTCTACGTGGACAAGGCATTGTGCGTGGGTTGCAAGGCCTGCATGCAGGCCTGCCCCTGGCGCATCCCCCAGTGGGATTCCCAAGAGGGCAAGGCCATCAAGTGCGACCATTGCCGGGACCGGCTCGATGAAGGGCTTGAACCCGCCTGTGTGGAAGCATGCTGCGGCCATGCGCTGGAGTACCTGAAGGTGAACGAGGCCTCAGCAAAGGCCCGGACAGCCTACGTGGAAAAAGCGCTGCTGCATTCGGATGATCCCTATGCCGTCTTTGCGGCAACAACAAAATCGTAA
- a CDS encoding sulfite exporter TauE/SafE family protein produces MSKRSITIVLAALAAVLLLQESAMAGRLADAIAEATAAGKIDPTAAKGYLGIPGSPDLNIVYGLLWAVWVGWIFSTVGAFGGIMAGVGHITIYGLGDYAKGFGKSLKMNKVVTDSIRVSNQWLVGCSAGLSSYNYWKMGRLVAPLGIALAIGSVVGSWLVPALTAGKVNLKEYIGYFGLFVLFLGCYLFYDTTPAAQRSKKAAKEAAKAFEASVASGEESAEMGVKVTSFTMTKCTFTFYGVEFSFNPLIPVVGGFVIAALASFLGVGGGFLLVPFLTAVAGLPMYLVAGTSAAAVFIGMVNSIASYMLLRGTPVEWSLIGAELVGIVIGSFIGPRTSKYIPDVWLKRLFIVLAVYVGMRYTLKGFFGISIWP; encoded by the coding sequence ATGAGTAAACGGAGTATAACCATTGTGCTGGCCGCACTGGCTGCGGTCCTGCTGCTCCAGGAAAGTGCGATGGCAGGGCGCCTGGCGGACGCCATTGCCGAAGCCACGGCCGCGGGCAAGATCGACCCCACGGCCGCCAAGGGCTACCTGGGCATCCCGGGCAGTCCGGACCTGAACATTGTCTACGGCCTGTTGTGGGCGGTCTGGGTAGGCTGGATCTTCTCCACGGTGGGCGCCTTCGGCGGCATCATGGCCGGGGTGGGACACATCACCATCTACGGCCTGGGCGACTACGCCAAGGGCTTCGGCAAATCCCTGAAGATGAACAAGGTGGTCACCGACTCCATCCGCGTGTCCAACCAGTGGCTGGTGGGTTGTTCCGCCGGGCTGTCTTCCTACAACTACTGGAAGATGGGCCGCCTGGTCGCCCCGCTGGGCATCGCCCTGGCCATCGGTTCCGTGGTCGGCTCCTGGCTCGTTCCGGCCCTGACCGCGGGCAAGGTCAACCTGAAGGAATACATCGGCTACTTCGGCCTGTTCGTGCTCTTCCTGGGTTGCTACCTGTTCTACGACACCACCCCGGCTGCCCAGCGCAGCAAGAAGGCCGCCAAGGAAGCGGCCAAGGCCTTTGAGGCCAGCGTTGCCTCGGGCGAGGAAAGCGCCGAAATGGGCGTGAAGGTCACCTCCTTCACCATGACCAAGTGCACCTTCACCTTCTACGGCGTTGAATTCTCCTTCAACCCGCTGATCCCGGTTGTCGGCGGCTTCGTCATCGCGGCCCTGGCTTCGTTCCTGGGCGTGGGCGGCGGCTTCCTGCTGGTGCCGTTCCTCACCGCCGTGGCGGGCCTGCCCATGTACCTGGTGGCCGGTACCTCCGCAGCCGCGGTGTTCATCGGCATGGTCAACTCCATTGCCTCCTACATGCTGCTGCGCGGCACCCCGGTGGAATGGTCCCTGATCGGCGCGGAACTGGTGGGTATCGTGATCGGTTCCTTCATCGGCCCCCGCACCTCCAAGTACATCCCGGATGTCTGGCTGAAGCGCCTGTTCATCGTGCTCGCCGTCTACGTGGGCATGCGTTACACCCTCAAGGGCTTCTTCGGCATCAGCATCTGGCCCTAG
- a CDS encoding universal stress protein, translating into MFKDIIVAVSTGNLDENAVKLAADFTTRFDAKLFLLHVPGMEQGWGSIERLEASGEAQKLKDEIIKTYSGILSGVSDYEVVVHPGVPHSEILRFARNRKSDLILMGPHSRENEKRRSMMWGMEGSNLERVSQKARCPVMIVHEEMECREPLFSRILVATDFSEQADCAVSYGGQLARHYKSGLTVLNVADPGTSEAEARARLEKEYLPRLDGIANMSMVVRNGGTAAEILAEAQDESADLIIMAHHSKARDPEEAFFGSTVARVAQNACCPTMSVNRHFDLRCGLMYDQTGGVKQA; encoded by the coding sequence ATGTTCAAGGATATCATTGTGGCGGTCTCCACCGGCAATCTTGATGAAAACGCGGTCAAGCTGGCGGCGGACTTCACGACTCGTTTCGACGCCAAACTTTTTTTGCTTCATGTTCCGGGCATGGAACAGGGCTGGGGCTCCATCGAACGCCTCGAGGCCTCGGGAGAGGCTCAGAAGCTCAAGGATGAGATCATCAAGACCTATTCCGGGATTCTTTCCGGCGTGTCCGACTACGAGGTGGTGGTGCACCCGGGCGTGCCGCACAGTGAAATCCTGCGTTTCGCGCGCAACCGGAAAAGCGACCTGATCCTCATGGGGCCGCATTCCCGGGAAAACGAGAAGCGGCGTTCCATGATGTGGGGCATGGAGGGCAGCAACCTGGAGCGTGTGAGCCAGAAGGCCCGCTGCCCGGTCATGATCGTGCACGAGGAAATGGAATGCCGGGAACCGCTGTTCAGCAGGATTCTGGTGGCCACGGACTTCTCCGAGCAGGCCGACTGTGCCGTGAGTTATGGCGGGCAGCTGGCGCGCCACTACAAGTCCGGGCTTACCGTGCTGAACGTGGCCGACCCCGGAACCTCCGAGGCCGAGGCCCGGGCCCGTCTGGAAAAGGAATACCTGCCGAGGCTGGACGGCATCGCCAACATGTCCATGGTGGTGCGCAACGGCGGGACCGCCGCCGAGATCCTGGCCGAGGCCCAGGATGAGAGCGCGGACCTGATCATCATGGCCCACCACTCCAAGGCCCGTGATCCGGAAGAGGCCTTCTTCGGGTCCACTGTGGCGCGGGTGGCCCAGAACGCCTGCTGCCCGACCATGAGCGTCAACCGTCATTTCGACCTGCGCTGCGGTCTCATGTACGACCAGACCGGCGGGGTCAAGCAGGCCTAG
- a CDS encoding flavodoxin — MSKALIVYGSTTGNTEGVADSIAKILEKNDVEAVIRDAADVTAEGLSSGYDVVLFGCSTWGDDEIELQDDFIPLYDDLENAGLKDKKVAVFGCGDSSYTYFCGAVDAIEEKAEKLGANLIVSSLKIDGDPDDGEVTEWSGQVLAKL, encoded by the coding sequence ATGTCCAAAGCGCTGATTGTATACGGCTCCACCACCGGCAACACCGAAGGCGTCGCCGACAGTATTGCCAAGATCCTGGAAAAGAACGACGTGGAGGCCGTTATCCGCGACGCCGCCGACGTCACGGCCGAGGGCCTGAGCAGCGGGTACGACGTCGTGCTTTTCGGCTGCTCCACCTGGGGCGATGACGAAATCGAACTGCAGGACGACTTCATCCCCCTGTACGACGACCTGGAAAATGCGGGCCTCAAGGACAAGAAGGTCGCGGTCTTCGGGTGCGGGGATTCCTCCTACACCTATTTCTGCGGGGCCGTGGACGCCATCGAGGAAAAGGCCGAAAAGCTCGGTGCGAACCTCATCGTGAGTTCCCTGAAGATCGACGGCGACCCGGATGACGGCGAAGTCACGGAATGGAGCGGCCAGGTGCTGGCCAAGCTGTAA
- a CDS encoding SLC13 family permease produces the protein MIHWAIDKRWLLITFALGALLLLMPVPSGLAPSGWRVLVMTICATVLFIKEPIPLPSVALLIILGQVLLLGLDSSEVASSLMKDSVLFIMGSLMLAVALVKQHLDKRLALVIISVTGANAYRIALGLSAFSGFLASFVGEHTVAAMMLPVALTLVHLAEEDEERRRKLALLFLFSISYACCMAGIGTPSGGARNAIMIGYWKDFFVDPTYPATDIFNVSYTRWMAFAYPIFLVQLPLMHFILRKTCKVPKENLVHAVRQLRVQVGREGSMQGRHYAAIGLFTCTLFAWIFFSSELGMGTIAVAGAAAFMLAGLVRWEDLNSGVNWGVVLLYGAAISLGQQMRETGAASWVAAKSLELLSPVGLGTGTGLLIAIMLLTTLLTNTMSNGAAVAVLGPVVLSIALEAGLNPLAAGFVTALASSFAYFTVIGTPASTIVHASGYLRPEDFLRVGWRLALMSFAVLILFATFYWPLLES, from the coding sequence ATGATCCACTGGGCCATAGACAAGCGCTGGCTGCTCATCACCTTCGCCCTCGGGGCGCTGCTCCTGCTCATGCCGGTTCCCTCCGGGCTGGCCCCGTCTGGCTGGAGGGTGCTGGTCATGACCATCTGCGCCACGGTGCTGTTCATCAAGGAACCCATCCCCCTGCCGTCCGTGGCCCTGCTCATCATCCTGGGACAGGTCCTGCTGCTGGGGCTCGATTCCTCGGAGGTGGCTTCCAGCCTGATGAAGGACTCGGTGCTGTTCATCATGGGCTCGCTCATGCTGGCCGTGGCCCTGGTCAAGCAGCACCTGGACAAGCGGCTGGCCCTGGTCATCATTTCCGTAACCGGCGCAAACGCCTACCGCATCGCCCTGGGCCTTTCGGCCTTTTCCGGGTTCCTGGCCTCCTTTGTGGGCGAGCACACGGTGGCGGCCATGATGCTGCCCGTGGCCCTGACCCTGGTGCACCTTGCCGAGGAGGACGAGGAACGCCGCCGCAAGCTGGCCCTGCTCTTCCTCTTCTCCATTTCCTACGCCTGCTGCATGGCCGGTATCGGCACGCCCTCGGGCGGGGCGCGCAACGCCATCATGATCGGCTACTGGAAGGATTTCTTCGTGGACCCGACCTACCCGGCCACCGACATATTCAACGTCAGCTATACCCGCTGGATGGCCTTCGCCTACCCCATCTTCCTGGTGCAGCTCCCGCTCATGCACTTCATCCTCAGGAAAACCTGCAAGGTGCCCAAGGAAAACCTCGTCCACGCCGTACGCCAGCTTCGGGTGCAGGTGGGGCGCGAAGGCTCCATGCAGGGCCGCCACTACGCGGCCATCGGCCTGTTCACGTGCACCCTCTTCGCCTGGATCTTCTTTTCCTCCGAGCTGGGCATGGGAACCATTGCCGTGGCCGGCGCGGCCGCCTTCATGCTGGCCGGCCTGGTGCGCTGGGAGGACCTCAATTCCGGCGTGAACTGGGGCGTCGTGCTGCTCTACGGCGCGGCCATCTCCCTGGGCCAGCAGATGCGCGAGACGGGCGCGGCCTCCTGGGTGGCGGCCAAGTCCCTGGAGCTGCTCTCCCCGGTGGGCCTGGGCACGGGCACGGGCCTGCTCATCGCCATCATGCTCCTGACCACGCTCCTGACCAACACCATGTCCAACGGCGCGGCCGTGGCCGTGCTCGGACCGGTGGTGCTGAGCATCGCCCTGGAGGCCGGTCTCAACCCGCTGGCCGCCGGATTCGTCACGGCCCTGGCGTCGTCGTTCGCCTATTTCACGGTCATCGGCACCCCGGCCAGCACCATCGTGCACGCCTCGGGCTACCTGCGCCCCGAGGACTTCCTGCGCGTGGGCTGGCGGCTGGCGCTCATGTCCTTTGCGGTGCTCATCCTGTTCGCAACCTTCTACTGGCCGCTGCTCGAAAGCTGA